The Paenibacillus sp. FSL R7-0204 genome includes a region encoding these proteins:
- a CDS encoding PH domain-containing protein: MAYCTTCGAEYKQGAKFCGECGAGTEEAGSPAAARRPAAGHSSGHEKELWQGKPAGISDRLKGLIGLNTTKYTITSQRIMVKSGLIGKDVEEIELLRVNDFSVTQSVMQRMLGIGTLIILSDDASSPQLPFYRIRKVQAVKDILRQAVRDEKIANNISYREHI, translated from the coding sequence ATGGCTTATTGCACAACATGTGGTGCGGAATACAAGCAAGGCGCCAAATTCTGCGGGGAATGCGGGGCAGGCACAGAAGAGGCCGGTTCTCCGGCAGCAGCACGGCGTCCAGCGGCTGGCCACAGCTCCGGTCACGAAAAAGAATTATGGCAGGGCAAGCCTGCCGGCATCTCTGACCGTCTCAAGGGGCTGATCGGGCTGAATACCACCAAGTATACGATTACGTCCCAGCGGATTATGGTCAAGAGCGGACTGATCGGCAAAGATGTCGAAGAAATCGAGCTGCTGCGGGTCAATGATTTCTCCGTCACCCAGTCGGTTATGCAGCGTATGCTGGGCATCGGGACGCTGATCATTTTGTCGGATGATGCTTCATCACCACAGCTCCCCTTCTATAGAATCCGTAAGGTTCAAGCTGTCAAGGATATCCTGCGCCAAGCCGTCCGTGACGAGAAAATTGCTAACAACATCAGCTACCGCGAGCATATCTGA
- a CDS encoding GNAT family N-acetyltransferase yields the protein MIRAANVEDREDISRLLTQLGYPDTKLFMKENIERLLTDPNEELMVYEAEGCVIACLSLHYIPQLGMRGDIASISYLVVDSSARSKGIGQELVESASASARRRGCASIQVHCHARRIEAHTFYERQGFREAPKYFSKRLDQ from the coding sequence ATGATTAGAGCTGCAAATGTGGAGGATCGGGAGGATATTTCCAGACTATTGACGCAATTAGGTTACCCGGATACCAAGCTTTTTATGAAAGAGAATATAGAAAGACTTCTTACTGACCCCAATGAGGAGTTAATGGTCTATGAAGCGGAAGGATGTGTTATCGCCTGTCTCTCCCTGCATTATATCCCGCAACTGGGCATGAGAGGAGATATCGCCTCCATCAGTTATCTGGTTGTGGACTCCTCAGCTAGAAGTAAGGGAATTGGACAGGAATTAGTGGAATCCGCATCAGCTTCCGCCCGTCGAAGAGGATGTGCCAGTATCCAGGTTCATTGTCATGCCAGAAGAATAGAGGCTCATACATTTTATGAAAGACAAGGTTTCAGGGAGGCCCCTAAGTACTTCTCAAAAAGGTTGGACCAATAA
- a CDS encoding YolD-like family protein, with protein sequence MGKKLEADGLRESSRSMLTEHKGGIRRDERETWHSLRPVLDEQKLEEIEHTLALSLRSHVRVTLVLYDPLEQRKLSGFVTSIHTHSREFKLQWAEEWKWLLVDDIVEAYIV encoded by the coding sequence ATGGGCAAGAAGCTTGAAGCGGACGGTCTGCGGGAGAGCAGCCGAAGCATGTTGACGGAGCATAAGGGCGGGATCAGGAGGGACGAACGGGAGACCTGGCATAGCCTGAGGCCGGTTCTGGATGAGCAGAAGCTGGAGGAGATTGAGCATACGCTGGCCTTATCGCTAAGGAGTCATGTGCGGGTAACGCTAGTGCTGTACGATCCTCTGGAGCAGAGGAAGCTGAGCGGGTTCGTGACTTCCATTCACACCCACTCGCGGGAATTCAAGCTGCAGTGGGCGGAGGAATGGAAGTGGCTGCTTGTAGATGACATTGTGGAGGCTTATATTGTCTAA
- a CDS encoding M15 family metallopeptidase — protein MLTLEQVKQKSAARLAKLHPAVLAGANELIRRCYNRGVQILITQGMRTIAQQNELYFQGRTKKGDIVTNARGGDSYHNYGLAIDFALLLPDGRNVSWDMNRDGDDDKVSDWQEVVQEGKKLGFEWGGDWTSFKDYAHLQMSFGLSIQDLKAGRRPTAQQSAAALSRITGGEPEVNKDIPVNITLNGKKLTTGVMDDAVTYAPVRAIAEALGAKVTYNASSKTVNIVKE, from the coding sequence ATGCTTACTTTGGAGCAGGTGAAGCAGAAGTCGGCCGCAAGGCTGGCGAAGCTGCATCCGGCCGTACTGGCCGGGGCGAACGAGTTGATTAGACGCTGTTATAACCGGGGGGTGCAGATCCTCATTACGCAGGGCATGCGCACGATAGCGCAGCAGAATGAGCTATATTTTCAAGGGAGAACCAAGAAGGGCGACATTGTAACCAATGCCCGGGGAGGCGACAGCTACCATAATTACGGACTGGCAATAGACTTTGCGCTACTCCTGCCGGATGGCAGGAATGTGTCATGGGATATGAACCGTGACGGGGATGACGACAAGGTGTCAGACTGGCAAGAGGTGGTTCAGGAGGGGAAGAAGCTGGGATTCGAATGGGGCGGGGACTGGACCTCCTTCAAGGATTACGCTCATCTGCAGATGAGCTTCGGCCTTAGCATCCAGGACCTGAAGGCAGGCAGACGGCCTACTGCCCAGCAGAGTGCAGCCGCACTAAGCCGTATAACCGGAGGTGAGCCAGAGGTGAACAAGGATATCCCGGTAAATATTACGCTCAATGGAAAGAAGCTGACGACCGGCGTCATGGACGATGCGGTAACCTATGCGCCTGTACGTGCGATTGCCGAAGCACTTGGAGCCAAGGTCACGTATAATGCGTCCAGCAAGACCGTGAACATTGTGAAGGAATAA
- a CDS encoding WGxxGxxG family protein: protein MNKLITSLACGTVLSMSLLGAGSISAAPGGMMTTTPGVMSTSAPGMNSTTTDGRMGNMNMRNMDDRMMDSRGNTMMNETRDSMHKTESIMKDKIRTGDNSSVSPLSNNNTTGRYRAQSTTTTSNTRNGSNWGWLGLVGLLGLAGMRSRTGERDRH, encoded by the coding sequence TTGAACAAGCTGATCACAAGTCTTGCCTGCGGTACGGTCCTGTCCATGAGTCTGCTCGGAGCAGGGAGCATCTCCGCAGCACCCGGCGGTATGATGACTACCACTCCAGGCGTTATGAGCACCTCCGCTCCGGGCATGAACAGTACGACTACTGACGGCCGGATGGGCAACATGAACATGCGCAATATGGATGACCGGATGATGGACAGCCGGGGCAATACCATGATGAACGAGACCAGAGATTCCATGCACAAGACCGAATCCATCATGAAGGACAAAATCCGTACCGGCGACAACAGCTCCGTCTCCCCGCTGTCCAACAATAACACAACGGGCCGCTACCGGGCACAGAGCACAACCACCACAAGCAACACCCGAAACGGCTCCAACTGGGGCTGGCTCGGTCTCGTCGGCCTCCTAGGTCTGGCCGGCATGCGCAGCAGAACCGGTGAGCGTGACCGCCACTAG
- a CDS encoding PTS lactose/cellobiose transporter subunit IIA, whose protein sequence is MEYVEKIMTLIANSGEARSKAMEAIQVAKTNDFIAAKKMLQEASDVLRMAHKIQTGLIQEEAGGSKQEITILMIHAQDHLMNAMTVKDLAAEFIELYEVNKK, encoded by the coding sequence ATGGAATACGTGGAGAAGATTATGACGCTGATTGCCAATTCTGGAGAAGCTAGAAGTAAAGCGATGGAAGCGATTCAAGTGGCGAAAACTAATGATTTTATTGCGGCCAAAAAAATGCTGCAGGAAGCTTCGGATGTTTTGCGAATGGCTCATAAAATTCAAACGGGTCTAATTCAGGAGGAAGCAGGAGGAAGTAAGCAGGAGATCACGATTCTAATGATACATGCCCAGGACCATCTGATGAATGCTATGACTGTCAAAGATCTGGCTGCAGAATTTATTGAATTGTATGAGGTTAACAAGAAATAG
- a CDS encoding PTS sugar transporter subunit IIC, which produces MNGFLGILQKMVVPLAAKLSSNKALQSVSKGLMGLMVIMMMGAFSTILSSLPFDAYQNFLVSSNLKGVFNTLLNVTTNMLGVYAAFSIAYSYVSNEDKDGFSAGAISLMCFFIVTPLTVAGEGYMAVTNLPLDWIGPKGLFTAMIVAIVVSKLYVLIINRNITIKMPEGVPEFVSKSFVSIIPGIVIGMLFAAISYLLSLTSFGDMHQIIYKLIQIPLTGLGSSIWAALLVYVLIGLCWFFGVHGMAVMSVVIPIWAALDAENMVGVAAGVANADLPNIVTLNWVSAVATIGGAGSTIGLVIWLTFKAKSKQYKVFGKMALIPSLFNINEPVIFGLPVMLNPLLFIPFVFTPVLLIGLAYILVTIGILPISNGIGAPMGTPLVLQGFFNGGWRLGLYQVFGVLLSLVIYYPFFRIMDKKAVEEESAAEMAAQ; this is translated from the coding sequence ATGAACGGATTTTTAGGGATATTACAGAAAATGGTCGTTCCGCTTGCAGCGAAATTATCTTCGAACAAAGCTTTGCAATCGGTTTCTAAAGGTCTTATGGGTTTGATGGTAATCATGATGATGGGTGCTTTTTCAACGATATTGAGCAGTTTGCCATTCGATGCTTATCAGAACTTTTTAGTGTCTTCTAATTTAAAAGGAGTATTTAACACTCTGCTCAACGTTACAACAAATATGCTGGGGGTATACGCAGCATTTTCCATTGCTTATTCCTATGTCTCAAATGAAGATAAAGATGGATTCTCAGCAGGTGCAATCAGCCTCATGTGCTTTTTTATCGTTACTCCATTGACAGTCGCAGGAGAGGGCTACATGGCAGTTACGAATTTGCCGTTGGATTGGATAGGGCCAAAGGGCTTATTCACCGCAATGATCGTTGCTATTGTAGTTTCCAAATTGTATGTATTGATTATTAACCGGAATATAACGATTAAAATGCCTGAAGGGGTTCCGGAATTTGTATCCAAATCCTTTGTAAGCATTATTCCGGGTATTGTTATTGGCATGCTTTTTGCCGCTATTTCTTATCTGCTATCCTTAACCAGCTTCGGGGACATGCATCAAATCATTTATAAACTGATTCAAATTCCTCTTACAGGTCTTGGATCCAGTATCTGGGCTGCATTGCTGGTGTATGTATTGATTGGGTTGTGCTGGTTCTTCGGGGTTCATGGCATGGCAGTAATGTCAGTGGTGATTCCAATCTGGGCAGCACTTGATGCCGAGAATATGGTTGGCGTTGCTGCAGGCGTGGCCAATGCGGATTTGCCCAATATTGTAACTCTTAACTGGGTAAGTGCAGTGGCTACTATCGGTGGTGCCGGTTCAACTATTGGTTTAGTGATTTGGCTGACCTTTAAAGCTAAATCAAAGCAATATAAAGTATTTGGCAAAATGGCGCTTATTCCTTCTCTCTTTAATATAAATGAACCAGTAATCTTCGGGCTTCCTGTAATGTTGAACCCGTTACTGTTTATTCCATTTGTATTTACTCCTGTATTGCTAATCGGGCTGGCATACATTTTAGTTACGATCGGAATATTGCCAATTTCGAATGGAATCGGGGCGCCCATGGGCACACCATTAGTGCTTCAAGGCTTCTTTAATGGAGGCTGGAGGTTAGGGTTGTACCAGGTGTTCGGAGTCCTGCTGTCATTGGTCATATACTATCCGTTCTTTAGAATAATGGATAAAAAAGCTGTTGAAGAAGAATCCGCTGCTGAGATGGCAGCTCAATAA
- a CDS encoding PTS sugar transporter subunit IIB: MTTIKLFCSAGMSTSMLVTKMRAAAATKGLEVNIEAMSEGQMSKQLENMDVALLGPQIGFKLASSKKLCDSVGIPVAVIPTMDYGMMNGEKVLDFALKLIEDYKK, from the coding sequence ATGACAACTATTAAGTTATTTTGCTCGGCAGGGATGTCAACAAGCATGCTGGTTACCAAAATGAGAGCAGCGGCAGCGACTAAAGGATTGGAAGTTAATATTGAAGCGATGTCGGAAGGCCAGATGTCCAAACAATTAGAGAACATGGACGTAGCGTTATTAGGTCCGCAAATAGGCTTCAAATTAGCAAGTTCTAAGAAGCTATGTGATTCTGTAGGAATACCTGTTGCGGTAATCCCCACTATGGATTATGGCATGATGAACGGTGAGAAGGTTTTGGATTTTGCATTAAAGCTAATCGAAGATTACAAGAAATAA
- a CDS encoding 6-phospho-beta-glucosidase has translation MNEKNKFPEHFLWGGAISANQTEGAYNIGGKGLSTADVLENGIMGKIPEKLSVVEGNIYPYHEAIDFYHRYKEDIALFAEMGFKCFRMSVAWSRIFPNGDESEPNEEGLKFYDDVFDEILKYNIEPIVTISHYEMPLSLVDKYGGWRDRAIIGYYEKYAKVLFRRYGKKVKYWITFNEINVIAHAPFAGAGIIYAEGEHKEQIKAQAAHHQLVASALAVKACHEIIPDAKIGGMLAGMVSYPYTCNPDDVFESMKFDRASLFYSDVQARGYYPSYMNRTYKENNVSLRMESDDLGILSEGTVDFIGFSYYMSLVITTSKEDLDRADGNLVLQAVKNPYLESSDWGWQVDPKGLRILMNTLYDRYQKPLFIVENGLGAVDEVEEGNVINDDYRIDYLRKHIVEMREAIADGVELLGYTTWGPIDLVSASSGEMKKRYGFIYVDKDNQGQGTMARFKKKSFEWYKQVIESNGEIL, from the coding sequence ATGAACGAAAAAAACAAATTTCCTGAACACTTTCTCTGGGGAGGAGCAATATCGGCCAATCAGACGGAAGGTGCCTATAATATAGGCGGGAAAGGCTTGTCGACAGCAGATGTTCTGGAGAATGGTATTATGGGCAAAATTCCGGAAAAACTGTCCGTTGTTGAAGGAAACATATATCCCTATCATGAAGCTATTGATTTCTATCACCGATATAAAGAGGATATTGCCTTGTTTGCTGAGATGGGCTTTAAGTGCTTCCGAATGTCAGTAGCCTGGTCAAGAATTTTCCCGAACGGTGATGAGAGCGAGCCTAATGAGGAAGGCCTGAAGTTTTATGATGATGTATTTGATGAAATCTTAAAGTACAACATTGAACCGATTGTAACCATTTCACATTATGAGATGCCGCTCAGCTTGGTTGACAAATATGGAGGCTGGAGAGACAGGGCAATTATAGGCTACTACGAAAAGTATGCCAAAGTCTTATTCAGAAGGTATGGAAAAAAGGTGAAGTATTGGATCACCTTCAACGAAATCAATGTAATAGCACATGCTCCTTTTGCCGGTGCAGGAATCATTTATGCAGAAGGGGAGCATAAGGAACAGATTAAGGCACAGGCCGCGCATCATCAGCTGGTTGCCAGTGCGCTTGCGGTTAAGGCTTGTCATGAAATTATTCCTGATGCTAAAATCGGAGGCATGTTGGCAGGAATGGTGTCTTATCCCTACACCTGCAATCCCGACGATGTCTTTGAATCCATGAAATTCGATAGAGCTTCACTGTTCTACAGTGACGTTCAAGCCAGAGGATATTATCCGAGTTACATGAATCGTACGTATAAAGAAAATAATGTGAGCCTTAGAATGGAATCGGATGATTTAGGCATACTGTCGGAAGGAACCGTTGACTTCATCGGCTTCAGTTATTATATGAGCTTGGTCATTACCACATCTAAGGAAGATTTGGATCGAGCTGATGGTAATCTCGTACTCCAAGCTGTTAAAAACCCTTATTTGGAATCTTCGGATTGGGGATGGCAGGTCGATCCAAAGGGCCTGAGAATTTTAATGAACACCTTATATGACCGTTACCAAAAGCCGCTGTTCATTGTTGAAAATGGCTTGGGTGCAGTAGATGAAGTAGAAGAAGGTAATGTAATCAACGACGATTATAGAATTGATTATTTACGCAAGCATATTGTGGAAATGAGAGAAGCCATCGCAGATGGAGTTGAACTGCTTGGATATACGACATGGGGACCTATCGATCTTGTAAGTGCCTCATCGGGTGAAATGAAGAAACGTTATGGATTTATCTATGTGGACAAAGATAATCAAGGACAAGGTACAATGGCGAGATTTAAAAAGAAAAGCTTCGAGTGGTATAAACAAGTGATTGAATCCAATGGAGAAATACTTTAA
- a CDS encoding BglG family transcription antiterminator, whose protein sequence is MDARQTTILRLLLAADAPLNGKFLAERNNVTSRTTRSDIHSLNRILKQHGAEVEPVHGIGYQLRIQDDSLFREWLAGQLRDEKPVNYANPDNRVNKIIHLMFTANGYIRSEELADMMYVSKSTLQNDLKEVKRKLELYHITVEAKPHHGLRIRGDEMKIRFGMSELLFDRENSHSDSMYVNLFSFLEHDLTVIRSSVTKHVQNYGVELSDTGLNNLIIHIAIACQRIKNDHNIIELPGEHHFMEQKQEYEAARTIVTDIEKLLSLKFPETEITYITMHLLGTKLLSAVGTDEREITRWVDKDTYQYAMDIMKAIESKLKLGISGDPELLKSLCLHLRPALNRIRYGMSLRNPMLESIQSTYPLAFQGGVIAGMVIQQKMGRHVSENEIGYLALHIGAAMERRRESYPPKRCIIVCSSGVGSARLLFHKLRIQFGVRLDIVDTIGYYKLAHTDLDNIDLIISTVPIALDISVPVIIVNSLLGNGDLMRIEQAITGVSDNDMDYLQEDLTFVSCDFNSREEVLRFLCDQLQHKGLVGTDFYDLVVQREEVTPTSFGNSVAIPHPILPQTEHTFWAICTLQKPVNWGSKPVQFICLLCIAKDGEAGDLTTMYDLLVRVVDDANLVQKLIKCQNYQQIHHIFRTKS, encoded by the coding sequence ATGGATGCACGGCAAACGACGATCCTCCGACTACTGCTAGCTGCGGATGCTCCGCTTAATGGTAAGTTTTTAGCGGAAAGAAACAATGTTACTTCCAGGACTACCCGGAGCGATATCCATTCCCTAAACCGTATTTTGAAACAACATGGCGCAGAGGTTGAGCCAGTCCACGGGATAGGGTATCAGCTCCGAATTCAAGATGATTCGCTGTTTCGCGAATGGTTGGCAGGTCAACTTCGGGATGAGAAGCCCGTTAATTATGCAAATCCAGATAACAGAGTTAACAAAATTATACATCTGATGTTTACTGCTAATGGGTACATTCGCTCGGAAGAATTGGCAGATATGATGTATGTTAGCAAATCCACCTTGCAGAACGACCTCAAGGAGGTTAAAAGGAAGCTTGAACTTTATCATATTACGGTTGAAGCAAAACCTCATCACGGGCTAAGAATACGCGGTGATGAAATGAAAATACGGTTTGGAATGTCTGAACTTTTATTTGACCGCGAGAACAGTCATTCCGATTCTATGTACGTTAATTTGTTCTCATTTCTAGAACATGATCTTACCGTCATTCGATCTTCGGTCACAAAGCACGTACAGAACTACGGTGTAGAGTTGTCGGACACCGGACTCAACAACCTGATTATTCATATTGCCATTGCTTGTCAACGGATTAAAAATGATCATAATATCATTGAATTACCGGGTGAGCATCATTTCATGGAACAAAAGCAGGAATACGAGGCTGCCAGAACCATCGTTACTGACATTGAAAAGTTATTGTCTCTAAAATTTCCAGAGACTGAGATAACGTATATCACAATGCATCTGCTTGGTACCAAACTGTTATCCGCAGTGGGAACGGATGAACGGGAGATTACTCGTTGGGTGGATAAAGATACCTATCAATATGCAATGGATATTATGAAGGCTATCGAGTCCAAGCTTAAGCTTGGCATAAGCGGTGATCCAGAACTGCTGAAGAGTCTGTGTCTACACCTTCGGCCTGCTCTTAATAGAATTCGCTATGGAATGAGCTTGCGTAATCCAATGCTGGAATCCATCCAATCGACCTACCCATTAGCATTTCAAGGTGGCGTAATCGCTGGAATGGTTATTCAACAGAAGATGGGGCGTCATGTTTCTGAGAATGAGATTGGTTACCTGGCATTGCACATTGGAGCGGCTATGGAACGCAGGAGGGAATCTTATCCACCGAAGCGCTGTATCATCGTGTGTAGTTCTGGTGTGGGCAGTGCCAGATTATTATTTCATAAATTGCGTATTCAATTTGGAGTTCGGCTGGATATTGTGGACACGATCGGATATTATAAGCTGGCTCACACGGATCTGGATAACATTGATTTGATTATCAGTACGGTTCCCATAGCTCTTGATATCTCTGTTCCGGTCATTATTGTTAATTCACTGCTTGGAAATGGTGATTTAATGAGGATTGAACAGGCTATTACAGGTGTTTCTGACAACGATATGGACTATCTGCAGGAAGATTTAACATTTGTTTCCTGCGATTTCAATTCCCGCGAAGAGGTTTTACGGTTCCTTTGTGATCAGTTACAGCACAAGGGGCTGGTTGGAACGGATTTTTATGATCTTGTTGTGCAGAGGGAAGAGGTGACACCAACTTCATTTGGGAATAGCGTAGCTATCCCACATCCTATTTTACCTCAAACTGAACATACTTTTTGGGCGATCTGTACACTGCAAAAGCCAGTAAACTGGGGATCAAAGCCTGTACAATTCATCTGTTTGCTGTGTATCGCAAAAGATGGCGAGGCAGGTGATTTGACTACTATGTATGATCTTCTCGTCCGAGTAGTGGATGATGCTAATCTGGTTCAGAAATTAATTAAATGCCAAAATTATCAGCAAATCCATCATATATTCCGGACAAAATCCTAA